Proteins encoded in a region of the Vicia villosa cultivar HV-30 ecotype Madison, WI linkage group LG5, Vvil1.0, whole genome shotgun sequence genome:
- the LOC131604519 gene encoding uncharacterized protein LOC131604519 — protein sequence MVSSVTPLCPNKLQDKSLLYNALFNETRESNSKGTTTTNLDVKDKLSRSVLLTKHGRKIPILNQSKIPTKKRSSVVYVKMTPARLTPMEKFQKQLLEEWNEQVKLSESSEEDILLFDNKNNFIADNEIGLGCILLNPYCSSM from the exons ATGGTTTCATCAGTTACTCCACTTTGTCCAAACAAACTTCAAGACAAATCACTTTTGTACAATGCATTATTTAATGAAACACGTGAAAGCAATTCGAAGGGTACAACGACAACCAATCTCGATGTCAAGGACAAGCTTTCAAGAAGTGTTTTACTCACAAAACAtg GAAGGAAAATTCCAATTTTAAACCAGTCGAAAATTCCTACGAAGAAACGTTCATCGGTGGTGTATGTGAAGATGACACCTGCGAGGTTGACACCAATGGAAAAGTTTCAGAAACAACTTCTTGAAGAGTGGAATGAACAAGTGAAGCTAAGTGAATCATCAGAAGAAGATATTTTATTGTTTGACAATAAGAACAATTTCATAGCCGATAATGAAATTGGTCTTGGATGCATTCTTCTTAATCCATATTGTAGCTCTATGTAG